One stretch of Gadus morhua unplaced genomic scaffold, gadMor3.0, whole genome shotgun sequence DNA includes these proteins:
- the LOC115538263 gene encoding uncharacterized protein LOC115538263, with the protein MMMMEDLHELSRELVRDVLDLAEDVEAGPADPEHVASKAEEFIEVLGVISALSDQDIDYRVTANLEEVVHRFSGTREHQAQHTQGPGRLAFDIPSAVLEHQVLSGLPAGQIAAMFGVSKRTIRRRMKQNGLRKTDLYSAVSDDELDRIVSEIHRRHPNTGYKLMRGHLNARGVRVPISRLQESLRRVDAEGVYMRRLRLRVLRRRQYSVPGPNSLWHIDGHHKLIRIERMWRDVYEHALDLFYQIFTSLQDQGTLNPDNEVHLFALHRIFLPLIQQSLDSFRDAWNFHGLRTERNQSPQQLWRRYREQGPMEDPTEVPEEYGIDWNGPHSLHGGTVSVPEVQLARELSDEEVAILPAPGVSLTDALRLYVETVQVLSRIIAD; encoded by the exons atgatgatgatggaggatcTTCATGAACTTTCTAGGGAGTTGGTGAGAGACGTTTTAGATTTAGCAGAGGATGTGGAAGCAGGACCTGCTGACCCAGAGCATGTAGCGAGTAAAGCAGAGGAATTTATTGAAGTTCTTGGAGTTATTTCCGCACTTTCTGACCAAGATATTGATTATAGAGTGACTGCAAATTTAGAAGAAGTAGTCCACCGCTTCTCTGGTACCAGGGAGCATcaggcccaacacacacagggaccggGGCGTTTGGCGTTTGACATACCGAGTGCAGTTCTGGAGCATCAAGTTCTTAGTGGCTTACCCGCGGGTCAAATTGCAGCGATGTTCGGAGTGTCAAAGAGGACCATCAGGAGGCGCATGAAACAAAACGGTTTAAG AAAGACAGACCTCTATTCAGCTGTGAGTGATGATGAGTTAGACCGTATTGTAAGTGAAATTCACAGAAGACATCCAAACACCGGCTACAAGCTAATGCGCGGTCATCTGAATGCAAGAGGTGTGCGTGTTCCAA TCTCAAGACTGCAAGAGTCTTTACGCAGAGTCGATGCAGAGGGAGTCTACATGAGACGTCTAAGGCTGCGTGTATTAAGACGACGACAGTATTCTGTTCCTGGCCCAAACTCTTTGTGGCATATAGATGGCCACCATAAGCTCATCAG AATAGAGAGGATGTGGAGAGATGTTTATGAACATGCCCTGGACCTCTTCTATCAGATTTTCACTTCATTGCAAGATCAGGGAACACTGAATCCAGACAATGAAGTCCATCTTTTCGCACTGCACCGGATCTTCCTTCCACTAATTCAGCAAAGCCTCGACTCTTTCCGAGATGCTTGGAACTTTCATGGTCTTAGAACTGAAAGGAATCAGTCGCCACAGCAACTCTGGAGAAGATACAGAGAGCAAGGCCCTATGGAGGATCCTACTGAG GTTCCTGAAGAGTATGGGATCGACTGGAACGGACCTCACAGTCTTCATGGAGGCACTGTGTCAGTCCCTGAGGTTCAGCTGGCCCGTGAGCTCTCAGATGAAGAGGTTGCCATTTTGCCAGCTCCAGGAGTTTCTTTAACTGATGCACTTAGATTATACGTAGAGACTGTGCAAGTTTTATCAAGAATCATAGCAGACTGA